ATCCTATTAGGTATTGTTGAAGGAATAACAGAGTGGTTACCAATTAGCAGTACGGGTCACATGATATTGGTTGAAGAATTTATACAGTTAAATATGTCTGAAGCGTTCAAAGAGATGTTTTTCGTTGTAATTCAACTGGGTGCTATACTGGCTGTTGCACTTCTCTATTTTAATAAACTAAATCCATTTAGTTCAACAAAAACTGAACAAGAGAAAATCAATACATTTAATATATGGTATAAAGTTTTGATTGGCATTATCCCTGCAGGCGTTATAGGTGTAGTGTTTGGAGATTGGCTAAATGATAACTTGTACAATTATCAAACGGTAACTATTACATTAATTTTGTACGGTGTATTATTTATAGTAATTGAAAATCGAAATAGGAACAAAGTTAGCAAAATAGAGGATTTTGATACTTTAAGTTTTAAGACAGCATTCTTAATTGGGTGTTTTCAAGTCCTTTCTCTTGTCCCAGGAACATCTAGATCAGGTGCGACAATTCTTGGGGGGATAATTTTAGGTACATCTAGAAGCATTGCTGCAGAATTTTCG
The Elusimicrobiota bacterium DNA segment above includes these coding regions:
- a CDS encoding undecaprenyl-diphosphate phosphatase, producing ILLGIVEGITEWLPISSTGHMILVEEFIQLNMSEAFKEMFFVVIQLGAILAVALLYFNKLNPFSSTKTEQEKINTFNIWYKVLIGIIPAGVIGVVFGDWLNDNLYNYQTVTITLILYGVLFIVIENRNRNKVSKIEDFDTLSFKTAFLIGCFQVLSLVPGTSRSGATILGGIILGTSRSIAAEFSFFLSIPVMFGASLLKIVKFGFNFSTTEFIFLVTGMLTAFLVSIIAIQILLKYIKNHDFKVFGWYRIVLGAIVLLYFGFK